In a genomic window of Pelecanus crispus isolate bPelCri1 chromosome 1, bPelCri1.pri, whole genome shotgun sequence:
- the TBC1D15 gene encoding TBC1 domain family member 15 has translation MAAPPSGKVVYEQEGVFIHSSCGKDDDQDSLIPGVLRVIEKENEVIVDWRPLDDTLDTSNILCAGKDSSSVVEWTQTPKEKCTRGTDRPSSYEAEWDMVSTVSFKKKPHSNGDATTHANGESKWSFLFSLTDLKSIKQNKEGMGWSYLVFCLKDDVKLPALHFHHGDSKLLIKCLEKHVVLNESPQDKRILLVNSQNKSLSQSFENLFDEPSYGLLQKLKKDPYTVTMGRFSKVTNYIFDSFRLSDPSSQRRPPSEMADFLNDAIPGLKINQQEEPGFEVITRIDLGKQPEVSRREPVSAEEWAKNMDSEGRILDVDYIKQLIFKGGLCHTLRREAWKFLLGYFPWNSTKEERANLQKRKTDEYFRMKLQWKSVSEEQEKRNSRLRDYRSLIEKDVNRTDRTNKFYEGEDNPGLIVLHDILMTYCMYDFDLGYVQGMSDLLSPVLYVMENEVDAFWCFVSYMDQMHQNFEEQMQGMKTQLIQLSTLLRLLDSGFCSYLESQDSGYLYFCFRWLLIRFKREFSFQDILRLWEVMWTELPCQNFHLLLCCAILESEKQQIMDKHYGFNEILKHINELSMKIDVEYILCKAEAISVQMMNCKELPQAVSEILGIESSSVTPDSDTGEDESGAVLSCPTSSYQSSSTPVIAANGTRDSTQQMSETQSLAPA, from the exons ATGGCGGCGCCTCCGAGCGGCAAG GTTGTATATGAGCAAGAAGGagttttcattcattcatccTGTGGAAAAGATGATGACCAGGACAGCTTAATACCAGGAGTACTACGTGTCATAGAAAAG GAAAATGAAGTAATAGTAGACTGGAGACCACTGGATGATACTTTGGATACTTCTAATATCCTCTGTGCTGGAAAG GATTCCAGTTCTGTTGTAGAGTGGACTCAAACtcctaaagaaaaatgtacCCGAGGAACAGACCGTCCAAGCAGTTATGAAGCAGAATGGGACATGGTCAGCACAgtctcttttaaaaagaaacctcatTCAAATGGAG atgcTACAACTCATGCAAATGGAGAAAGCAAGTGGTCGTTCCTGTTCAGTTTGACAGATCTGAAATcaatcaaacaaaacaaagaaggcATGGGATGGTCTTACTTGGTATTCTGTTTGAAGGATGATGtgaaacttccagctcttcactTTCATCATGGAGATAGCAAACTATTGATTAAATGCCTTGAAAAGCATGTTGTGCTGAATGA aTCTCCACAGGATAAACGGATTCTTCTTGTGAATTCTCAGAACAAGTCTCTGTCTCAgtcttttgaaaatctctttgATGAACCATCATATGGCTTATTACAG AAATTGAAGAAAGATCCATACACAGTAACAATGGGAAGATTTTCCAAAGTCACAAACTATATTTTTGACAGTTTCCGTTTAAGTGACCCTTCAAGTCAAAGGCGACCACCATCAGAGATGGCAGACTTCCTCAATGATGCTATTCCAGGGCTAAAGATAAATCAGCAGGAAGAACCGGGGTTTGAAGTCATTACGCGA ATTGATCTAGGAAAACAGCCTGAAGTTAGTAGAAGAGAGCCTGTGTCAGCTGAAGAATGGGCTAAGAATATGGATTCTGAAGGAAGAATTTTAGATGTCGACTACATAAAGCAATTGATATTCAAAGGG GGTCTCTGCCATACTTTAAGAAGAGAGGCATGGAAATTTCTTTTGGGGTATTTTCCCTGGAATAGCACTAAAGAAGAGAGAGcaaatctgcagaaaaggaaaac GGATGAATATTTCAGGATGAAACTGCAGTGGAAATCTGTCAGTGAGGAACAGGAAAAACGAAATTCAAGATTAAGAGATTACCGGAGTCTTATAG AAAAAGATGTAAACAGGACAGATCGAACAAATAAATTCTATGAAGGTGAAGATAATCCAGGATTGATTGTACTTCATGATATTTTGATGACCTATTGCATGTATGACTTTGACTTAG GTTATGTCCAGGGCATGAGCGACTTGCTTTCACCTGTCTTGTATGTTATGGAGAATGAAGTAGATGCCTTTTGGTGCTTTGTATCATACATGGATCAAATG CATCAGAATTTTGAAGAACAGATGCAGGGTATGAAGACACAACTAATTCAACTGAGTACTTTGCTTCGTTTACTAGACAGTGGATTTTGCAGTTATTTAG AATCTCAAGACTCGGGCTacctttatttttgcttccGATGGCTTCTTATCAGATTTAAAAGGGAATTTAGCTTTCAAGATATTCTTCGACTCTGGGAG GTCATGTGGACGGAATTGCCTTGCCAGAATTTTCATCTTCTCCTTTGTTGTGCTATCTTAGAATCggaaaaacagcaaataatGGACAAGCACTATGgctttaatgaaatattaaag caTATCAATGAACTGTCTATGAAAATTGATGTGGAATATATactctgcaaagcagaagcaatTTCTGTGCAGATGATGAATTGCAAG GAATTGCCTCAAGCAGTTAGTGAGATCCTGGGGATAGAAAGCAGTTCTGTAACACCAGATTCAGATACTGGAGAGGATGAAAGTGGAGCTGTGTTGAGTTGTCCAACATCATCATATCAGAGTAGCTCAACACCTGTAATTGCTGCCAATGGAACAAGAGACAGCACTCAACAGATGTCTGAGACGCAGAGCCTGGCACCTGCGTAA